A stretch of Heterodontus francisci isolate sHetFra1 chromosome 1, sHetFra1.hap1, whole genome shotgun sequence DNA encodes these proteins:
- the LOC137372939 gene encoding filaggrin-2-like, with the protein MLKLHKVLYKSINHEIAINPDNKNCLTNPDHPGCQLALTNTPMDQTNAPMEQTLQKGASFYNSLRSRSRRCPFTRSFYTNQKRGIYQGSSNSKGTSNFYDSIPGSKGWEWQYGNGYDIYSNGQGAKGNGYGQNSDSQGGNSKGYNQNGNGKGSSSNGNSQSGNGQGSSSNGNSQSGNGQGSSSNGNSQSGNGQGSSSNGNSQSGNGQGSSSNGYSQNGNGQGSSSNGNSQNGNDQGSSSNGYSQNGNGQGSSSNGNSQNGNGQGSSSNGNSQNGQGSNGNEYDEDEYSEESNSNGYDEDEYSQGSNSNGYSQNGNGQGSNSNGYSQNGNGQGSNSNGNGQNGQGSNSNGYNQYGNSQGSNSNGDGQNGNGQGSNSNGYSQNGNGQGSNSNGNGQNGQGSNSNGYNQYGNGQGSNSNGDGQNGNGQGSNSNGYSQNGNGQGSNNNGYDQYGNGQGSNSNGDSQNGNGQGSSSNGYGQNGQGSNNNGYGQNGQGSNSNGYDQYGNGQGSNSNGYSQNGQGSNSNGYGQNGQESNSNSYNQYGNGQGSNSNGYSQNGQGSNSNGHGQNGQGSNSNGYDQYGNGQGSNSNGHGQNGQGSNSNGYDQYGNGQGSNSNGHGQNGQGSNSNGYDQFGNGQGSNSNGYSQNGQGSNSNGNNQNGQGSNSNGHGQNGQGSNSNGYSQNGQGTNSNGSDQYGNGQGSNSNGYGQNGQGSNSNGYDQYGNGQGSNSNGYSQNGQGSNSNGYDQYGYSQESNSNGYGQYGQNGQGSNSNGYDQSNSNGYGQYGQNGQGSNSNGYGQNGQGSSSNGYGQNGQASNSNGYGQNGQGSSSNGYGQNGNGQGTNNVIDPYGNDNLGSSMPATESQKKHNRKREIASDQDYASAIKKLYYHRLRPRYRYSLISQRMKKP; encoded by the exons CTATTAATCATGAAATCGCAATCAATCCTGACAATAAGAACTGTCTAACCAATCCTGATCATCCAGGTTGCCAGCTGGCACTAACCAACACACCAATGGACCAAACCAATGCACCAATGGAACAAA CTTTACAAAAAGGAGCCAGCTTTTACAATTCACTTCGATCGAGGTCCCGTCGCTGTCCGTTTACCAGGTCGTTTTACACAAACCAAAAACGTGGAATATACCAAGGATCTTCTAATAGCAAAGGGACgtcaaatttctatgattctatacctgGATCCAAAGGTTGGGAATGGCAATATGGCAATGGATATGATATTTATAGCAATGGTCAAGGAGCAAAAGGCAATGGATATGGtcaaaatagtgacagtcagggaggaaatagcaaaggaTACAACCAAAATGGAAATGGTAAAGGGTCAAGCAGCAATGGGAATAGCCAAAGTGGAAATGGTCAAGGGTCAAGCAGCAATGGGAATAGCCAAAGTGGAAATGGTCAAGGGTCAAGCAGCAATGGGAATAGCCAAAGTGGAAATGGTCAAGGGTCAAGCAGCAATGGGAATAGCCAAAGTGGAAATGGTCAAGGGTCAAGCAGCAATGGATATAGCCAAAATGGGAATGGTCAAGGGTCAAGCAGCAATGGGAATAGCCAAAATGGAAATGATCAAGGATCAAGCAGCAATGGATATAGCCAAAATGGGAATGGTCAAGGGTCAAGCAGCAATGGGAATAGCCAAAATGGAAATGGTCAAGGGTCAAGCAGTAATGGGAATAGCCAAAATGGTCAGGGATCAAACGGCAATGAGTATGACGAAGATGAGTATAGTGAGGAATCAAACAGTAATGGGTATGATGAAGATGAATATAGTCAAGGATCAAACAGTAATGGTTATAGCCAAAATGGAAATGGTCAAGGGTCAAACAGCAATGGGTATAGCCAAAATGGGAATGGTCAAGGGTCAAACAGCAATGGAAATGGCCAAAATGGTCAAGGGTCAAACAGCAATGGATATAATCAATATGGAAATAGTCAAGGGTCAAACAGCAATGGGGATGGCCAAAATGGAAATGGCCAAGGATCAAACAGCAATGGGTATAGCCAAAATGGGAATGGTCAAGGGTCAAACAGCAATGGAAATGGCCAAAATGGTCAAGGGTCAAACAGCAATGGATATAATCAATATGGGAATGGTCAAGGGTCAAACAGCAATGGGGATGGCCAAAATGGAAATGGCCAAGGATCAAACAGCAATGGGTATAGCCAAAATGGGAATGGTCAAGGGTCAAACAATAATGGGTATGATCAATATGGAAATGGTCAAGGGTCAAACAGCAATGGGGATAGCCAAAATGGAAATGGCCAGGGGTCTAGTAGCAATGGATATGGCCAAAATGGTCAGGGATCAAACAACAATGGGTATGGCCAAAATGGTCAAGGATCAAACAGCAATGGATATGATCAATATGGGAATGGTCAAGGGTCAAACAGCAATGGGTATAGCCAAAATGGTCAAGGGTCAAATAGTAATGGATATGGCCAAAATGGTCAAGAGTCAAACAGCAATAGTTATAATCAATATGGGAATGGTCAAGGGTCAAACAGCAATGGGTATAGCCAAAATGGCCAAGGGTCAAATAGTAATGGGCATGGCCAAAATGGTCAAGGGTCAAACAGCAATGGATATGATCAATATGGAAATGGTCAAGGGTCAAATAGTAATGGGCATGGCCAAAATGGTCAAGGGTCAAACAGCAATGGATATGATCAATATGGAAATGGTCAAGGGTCAAATAGTAATGGGCATGGCCAAAATGGTCAAGGGTCAAACAGCAATGGATATGATCAATTTGGAAATGGTCAAGGGTCAAACAGCAATGGGTATAGCCAAAATGGTCAAGGGTCAAATAGTAATGGGAATAACCAAAATGGTCAAGGGTCAAATAGTAATGGGCATGGCCAAAATGGCCAAGGGTCAAATAGTAATGGGTATAGCCAAAATGGCCAAGGGACAAACAGCAATGGATCTGATCAATATGGAAATGGTCAAGGGTCAAACAGCAATGGATATGGCCAAAATGGTCAAGGGTCAAATAGTAATGGATATGATCAATATGGAAATGGCCAAGGGTCAAATAGTAATGGGTATAGCCAAAATGGCCAAGGGTCAAACAGCAATGGATATGATCAATATGGGTATAGTCAAGAGTCAAACAGTAATGGGTATGGCCAATATGGCCAAAATGGTCAAGGGTCAAACAGCAATGGATATGATCAATCAAACAGTAATGGGTATGGGCAATATGGCCAAAATGGGCAAGGGTCAAACAGCAATGGGTATGGGCAAAATGGTCAAGGGTCAAGCAGCAATGGGTATGGCCAAAATGGTCAAGCATCAAACAGCAATGGGTATGGCCAAAATGGTCAAGGATCCAGCAGCAATGGGTATGGCCAAAATGGGAATGGTCAAGGAACAAATAATGTGATTGATCCATATGGTAATGACAACCTAGGTAGCTCCATGCCTGCTACAGAATCACAGAAAAAGCACAATAGGAAAAGGGAAATTGCTTCTGATCAAGACTACGCCTCTGCCATTAAAAAGCTGTATTATCACAGACTCCGCCCACGCTACAGATACAGCCTTATCAGTCAAAGAATGAAAAAACCCTAA